In a single window of the Acinetobacter sp. CS-2 genome:
- the fadB gene encoding fatty acid oxidation complex subunit alpha FadB — MIHAGNAITVQMLSDGIAEFRFDLQGESVNKFNRATIEDFKAAIEAVKADSTIKGLVVTSGKSTFIVGADITEFGENFAQGEQAIVDWALPVHDIFNAFEDLEIPKVAAINGMALGGGFEMCLVCDYRVMSEAAQVGLPEIKLGIYPGFGGTVRLSRVIGIDNAVEWMAMAVPKKPAAALKDGAVDAVVAADKLTDAAIDLVKQALAGRVDWKAKRQEKLDPIKLNPLEQMMAFNTAKGAVLAKANPAQYPAPKLLLDSLQAGASLPRNEALKVEAEGFAKAAVTPQAGALIGLFINDQVVKKTSKKYEKGAHPVNQAAVLGAGIMGGGIAYQAASKGTPIIMKDIGNPQLALGMKEANGLLTKQVERKKMKPAQMGETLARIRPTLSYEEFKEVDIVIEAVTENPKVKGIVLAETEKNVRENTIIASNTSTISITRLAENLQRPENFVGMHFFNPVHMMPLVEVIRGEKTSAEAIATTVVLAQKMGKTPIVVNDCPGFLVNRVLFPYFGAFDLLLKDGADFQQIDKVMEKFGWPMGPAYLMDVVGIDTGVHGAEVMAEGFPDRMKPDFKGSIQTMYEAKRLGQKNDVGFYKYELDRKGKKAKVVDPTAYELVASVATAEKREFDAQEIIDRMMLTFCNETVRCLEDNIVATASEADMAMIMGVGFPPFRGGPCRYIDQTGVAEYVALCDKYAHLGKAYEAPQMLRDMAANNKKFYG; from the coding sequence ATGATCCACGCTGGCAATGCCATTACCGTCCAAATGCTTTCGGACGGAATTGCAGAATTCCGCTTTGACTTACAAGGTGAGTCGGTCAACAAATTTAACCGTGCAACAATTGAAGATTTTAAAGCTGCCATTGAAGCTGTAAAAGCAGATAGCACGATTAAAGGTTTAGTTGTTACTTCAGGTAAATCAACATTTATCGTTGGCGCAGACATCACTGAATTTGGTGAAAACTTCGCTCAAGGCGAACAAGCGATTGTGGATTGGGCTTTGCCTGTTCACGACATCTTCAATGCATTTGAAGATCTAGAGATTCCTAAAGTTGCTGCAATCAATGGTATGGCATTGGGCGGCGGCTTTGAAATGTGCTTGGTCTGTGACTACCGTGTGATGTCAGAAGCTGCTCAAGTCGGCCTTCCAGAAATCAAACTGGGCATCTACCCTGGTTTCGGTGGTACTGTTCGTTTAAGCCGTGTTATTGGTATCGACAATGCGGTTGAATGGATGGCAATGGCTGTGCCTAAAAAACCTGCTGCTGCACTTAAAGACGGTGCTGTTGATGCGGTTGTGGCTGCTGACAAACTTACTGACGCTGCGATTGACCTGGTTAAACAAGCACTTGCTGGCCGTGTAGACTGGAAAGCAAAACGCCAAGAAAAATTAGACCCTATTAAATTGAACCCGCTTGAACAAATGATGGCGTTCAATACGGCGAAAGGTGCGGTACTTGCGAAAGCAAACCCTGCTCAATACCCTGCGCCTAAACTTCTGCTTGATTCATTACAGGCAGGTGCAAGCCTTCCACGTAACGAAGCATTAAAAGTAGAAGCTGAAGGTTTTGCTAAAGCTGCGGTAACTCCACAAGCTGGCGCGTTGATCGGTCTATTCATCAACGACCAAGTGGTGAAGAAAACTTCTAAGAAATATGAAAAAGGTGCTCATCCTGTAAACCAGGCCGCTGTACTTGGCGCGGGTATCATGGGTGGTGGTATTGCTTACCAAGCGGCAAGCAAAGGCACACCAATCATCATGAAAGACATTGGTAACCCGCAACTTGCACTGGGTATGAAAGAAGCGAATGGCTTGTTAACAAAACAAGTTGAACGCAAGAAAATGAAACCTGCGCAAATGGGTGAAACCCTTGCTCGCATCCGCCCGACTTTAAGCTACGAAGAGTTTAAAGAAGTGGATATCGTGATTGAAGCGGTAACTGAAAACCCTAAAGTGAAAGGCATTGTATTGGCTGAAACTGAGAAAAATGTTCGTGAAAACACGATCATTGCATCAAATACCTCTACGATTTCAATCACCCGTCTGGCTGAAAACCTGCAACGTCCTGAAAACTTCGTCGGTATGCACTTCTTTAACCCGGTACACATGATGCCACTGGTTGAAGTCATTCGTGGTGAAAAAACTTCTGCTGAAGCGATTGCAACCACTGTGGTTCTTGCTCAGAAAATGGGTAAAACCCCAATCGTGGTGAATGACTGCCCGGGCTTCCTGGTGAACCGTGTATTGTTCCCTTACTTCGGTGCGTTCGACCTTCTTCTTAAAGATGGTGCTGACTTCCAGCAAATCGATAAAGTAATGGAAAAATTCGGCTGGCCAATGGGCCCTGCTTACCTGATGGACGTTGTGGGTATCGACACAGGCGTTCACGGTGCAGAAGTGATGGCCGAAGGCTTCCCTGACCGCATGAAACCGGACTTCAAAGGTTCGATTCAAACCATGTACGAAGCAAAACGTTTGGGTCAAAAGAACGACGTTGGTTTCTACAAATATGAATTAGACCGTAAAGGCAAAAAAGCCAAAGTGGTTGATCCAACTGCTTATGAGCTGGTTGCTTCTGTGGCAACTGCGGAAAAACGCGAATTCGATGCTCAGGAAATCATTGACCGCATGATGCTGACTTTCTGTAACGAAACGGTTCGTTGCCTGGAAGACAACATTGTAGCAACTGCTTCTGAAGCAGATATGGCGATGATCATGGGTGTCGGTTTCCCACCATTCCGCGGTGGTCCATGCCGTTACATCGACCAAACAGGTGTTGCTGAATACGTTGCACTTTGCGACAAATACGCTCACTTAGGTAAGGCTTATGAAGCGCCACAAATGTTGCGTGACATGGCTGCTAACAACAAAAAATTCTACGGTTAA
- a CDS encoding AAA family ATPase: MTTPNHAMHIVKLDTAPHSTSEKDKLIGKPRFHFEPLEVMQLLKQRIISQDAALQEIEKMLHVVKADFSSPERPLSVTLMLGPTGVGKTETVRLIAEAIYGRPDAFCRIDMNTLAQEHYAAAITGAPPGYVGSKEGHSLFDETAIAGSHTRPGIVLFDELEKASTEVIRGLMNVLDTGKLNLTSGTKTIDFRNCMIFMTSNVGAQAAQQYLDKLNFLPKKMQGLCLKKMPTKTIIEKVMFKKFDPEFINRIDRTLHYQAVQADALPKLVEIELQKLNQRLQHQKRQVVLTDAAKAHFYKDHDIRFGARHLARKMRTELEPILAVYFLNYPEKAQLTLSYANGQLIIQPE, translated from the coding sequence ATGACGACTCCCAATCACGCCATGCATATCGTCAAACTAGACACTGCACCGCATAGCACATCTGAGAAAGATAAACTGATTGGCAAGCCGCGTTTTCATTTTGAACCGCTTGAAGTCATGCAGCTGTTGAAACAGCGCATTATTAGTCAGGATGCTGCCCTGCAAGAAATCGAAAAAATGCTGCACGTGGTCAAAGCCGATTTTTCCAGTCCTGAACGCCCTCTTTCCGTCACCTTAATGCTCGGCCCGACCGGTGTGGGTAAAACTGAAACCGTGCGTTTAATTGCCGAGGCGATTTATGGTCGCCCGGATGCCTTCTGTCGCATCGATATGAACACTCTGGCACAAGAACACTATGCGGCAGCCATTACTGGTGCACCTCCGGGCTATGTCGGCTCCAAAGAAGGTCATAGCCTGTTTGATGAAACCGCCATTGCAGGCAGTCATACCCGCCCGGGGATTGTGCTGTTTGATGAGCTGGAGAAAGCCTCCACAGAAGTCATTCGCGGTTTAATGAATGTGCTGGATACTGGCAAGCTGAACCTCACTTCCGGCACCAAAACCATCGACTTTCGTAACTGTATGATTTTTATGACCAGTAATGTCGGGGCACAGGCGGCGCAGCAATATCTGGATAAACTGAATTTCTTGCCCAAGAAAATGCAGGGTCTGTGTCTGAAAAAAATGCCGACCAAGACCATTATTGAAAAAGTCATGTTTAAAAAATTCGATCCGGAATTTATCAACCGCATTGATCGTACTTTACATTACCAAGCGGTACAGGCAGATGCCCTGCCGAAACTGGTGGAAATTGAACTGCAAAAACTGAATCAGCGCCTGCAGCATCAAAAACGTCAGGTGGTTTTGACCGATGCGGCCAAAGCACACTTTTATAAAGATCATGACATCCGTTTTGGTGCACGCCATTTGGCCCGCAAAATGCGCACTGAACTGGAACCAATTCTGGCAGTATATTTTTTAAATTATCCGGAAAAAGCACAGCTCACTTTAAGCTATGCAAATGGGCAATTAATCATTCAGCCCGAATAA
- the fadA gene encoding acetyl-CoA C-acyltransferase FadA yields MATLNPRDVVIVDGVRSAMGKSKNGMFRNVRADSLSAELVRALVARNQFDVNEVEDLIWGCVNQTLEQGMNIARNIGLLADLPKTVAGQTINRLCGSSMQAIHAAAAQIATNQGDIFIIGGVEHMGHVGMMHGIDINPEASKHYAKASNMMGLTAEMLGRMNGITREEQDAFGVESHRRAWAATQEGRFKNEIIGVEGHDQNGFKILCDIDEVIRPDANLEAFQALRPAFDPKGGTVTAATSSALSDGASAMLLMSAERAQALGLKPRAVIRSMAVAGCDAAIMGYGPVPATQKALKRAGLSIADIQTIELNEAFAAQGLSVLKGLGIYDQQDRVNLNGGAIALGHPLGCSGARITTTLLNVMEQQDTQIGLATMCIGLGQGIATIIERV; encoded by the coding sequence ATGGCTACTTTAAATCCGCGTGACGTTGTCATCGTTGATGGTGTACGTTCAGCAATGGGTAAATCCAAAAACGGTATGTTCCGCAATGTACGTGCTGACAGCTTGTCTGCTGAATTGGTTCGTGCTTTGGTTGCCCGTAACCAGTTTGATGTCAACGAAGTTGAAGACCTGATTTGGGGCTGTGTCAACCAGACACTTGAACAAGGCATGAACATTGCCCGTAACATTGGTTTATTGGCTGACTTGCCTAAAACTGTTGCAGGTCAAACGATTAACCGTCTTTGTGGTTCTTCAATGCAGGCAATCCATGCTGCGGCGGCACAAATTGCAACCAACCAGGGTGATATCTTCATCATCGGTGGTGTTGAGCACATGGGCCACGTTGGCATGATGCACGGCATCGACATCAACCCAGAAGCATCTAAACATTATGCAAAAGCGTCTAACATGATGGGCTTAACCGCTGAAATGTTAGGTCGCATGAACGGCATTACTCGTGAAGAACAAGATGCGTTTGGTGTTGAATCTCACCGCCGCGCTTGGGCTGCAACGCAAGAAGGTCGTTTCAAAAACGAAATTATTGGTGTTGAAGGTCACGACCAGAACGGTTTCAAAATCCTGTGCGACATCGACGAAGTGATTCGTCCAGATGCCAACCTTGAAGCATTCCAGGCTTTACGTCCAGCATTTGACCCGAAAGGCGGTACAGTGACTGCTGCAACATCTTCAGCATTGTCTGACGGTGCATCTGCAATGTTGTTGATGTCTGCTGAACGTGCGCAAGCGCTTGGTCTTAAGCCACGTGCTGTGATTCGCTCTATGGCGGTTGCAGGTTGTGACGCTGCGATCATGGGTTATGGTCCAGTTCCAGCAACTCAGAAAGCGCTAAAACGTGCGGGCTTGTCGATTGCTGACATTCAAACTATTGAATTAAACGAAGCGTTTGCTGCTCAAGGTTTGTCAGTTCTTAAAGGCTTAGGCATTTATGACCAGCAAGACCGTGTGAACTTGAACGGTGGTGCGATTGCACTGGGTCACCCATTGGGTTGTTCTGGTGCGCGTATCACAACCACGTTGCTGAACGTGATGGAACAGCAAGATACACAAATCGGTCTTGCGACCATGTGTATTGGCCTTGGTCAAGGTATCGCGACTATTATCGAACGTGTTTAA